From the Solanum lycopersicum chromosome 10, SLM_r2.1 genome, one window contains:
- the LOC138338844 gene encoding uncharacterized protein: protein MLRKKRKELVKNFHWLSRLGVCVKSVSDNGVIFQNGAESSLVVEVKEKQESDSIFLELKGAVNNQRVEVFSQGGDGVLRYQSRLCVPNVVELRQHILEEAHNSRYSIHPGETKMYRDLQEVYWWNSVKWDLINMDLITGLPRTRRQHDLILIEILSLPLISGSHFKKVLELKLTLVQHFDPQMDGMAEHTIQT from the exons atgttgaggaaaaaaagaaaggagctaGTTAAGAATTTTCACTGGCTTTCTCGCTTGGGAGTTTGCGTTAAGAGCGTATCAGACAACGGTGTAATATttcagaatggggcagaatcaTCTTTAGTAGttgaggttaaggaaaagcaagagagtgattcaatctttcttgaactaaagggtgcagtgaacaatcagagagtggaggttttctcccaagggggagatggtgtacttcgctaccaaagtagattgtgtgttcctaatGTGGTAGAGTTGAGGCAGCATATTCTTGAAGAAGCTCATAActccaggtattctattcatccaggtgaaactaagatgtaccgcgatctgcaggaagtctattggtggaatagCGTGAAGTGGGAtttgatcaatatggatttgatcacagggttacctcgtactcgaaGACAACATGACTTAATTCTG atagagatcctcagtttacctctcatttctggaagtcatttcaaaaaggtcttggaactaaagttaaccttagtacagcATTTTGATCCACAGATGGATGGGATGGCAGAGCATACCATTCAGACCTAA